A part of Lacinutrix sp. 5H-3-7-4 genomic DNA contains:
- the sucD gene encoding succinate--CoA ligase subunit alpha — protein sequence MSVLVNKDSKIIVQGFTGSEGTFHAGQMIEYGTNVVGGVTPGKGGQTHLDKPVFNTVTEAVEKVGADTTIIFVPPAFAADAIMEAADAGIKVIICITEGIPVADMIKASDYIKGKDCRLVGPNCPGVITPGEAKVGIMPGFVFKQGKVGIVSKSGTLTYEAADQVVKQGLGITTAIGIGGDPIIGTTTKEAVELLINDDATECVVMIGEIGGQLEADAANWYKNSGSKKPIIGFIAGETAPAGRTMGHAGAIVGGSDDTAQAKKAIMRDCGIHVVDSPAEIGKKVAEVLG from the coding sequence ATGAGCGTTTTAGTAAACAAAGATTCAAAAATAATAGTTCAAGGATTTACAGGTAGTGAAGGTACTTTTCACGCCGGACAAATGATTGAGTACGGTACAAATGTCGTAGGTGGTGTTACTCCAGGAAAAGGAGGACAAACACATTTAGACAAACCTGTTTTTAATACAGTAACCGAAGCTGTAGAAAAAGTAGGAGCAGATACAACAATTATTTTTGTACCACCAGCTTTTGCTGCTGATGCAATTATGGAAGCTGCCGATGCTGGAATCAAAGTAATTATTTGTATTACTGAAGGTATTCCTGTAGCAGATATGATTAAAGCTTCAGATTATATTAAAGGTAAAGACTGTAGATTAGTTGGGCCTAACTGTCCGGGAGTTATTACTCCAGGTGAAGCTAAAGTTGGTATCATGCCAGGTTTTGTATTCAAGCAAGGAAAAGTAGGTATTGTTTCTAAATCTGGAACTTTAACTTATGAAGCTGCAGACCAAGTTGTAAAACAAGGTTTAGGTATTACAACTGCTATTGGTATTGGTGGAGATCCAATTATTGGAACAACCACTAAAGAAGCTGTAGAGTTATTAATAAATGATGATGCTACAGAGTGTGTAGTAATGATTGGAGAAATTGGAGGTCAGTTAGAAGCAGATGCTGCAAACTGGTACAAAAACTCAGGAAGTAAAAAACCAATTATAGGTTTTATAGCAGGAGAAACAGCGCCAGCTGGTCGTACAATGGGACATGCAGGAGCAATTGTTGGTGGAAGTGATGATACTGCACAAGCAAAAAAAGCAATTATGAGAGACTGCGGAATTCACGTTGTAGATTCTCCAGCAGAAATTGGTAAAAAAGTAGCTGAAGTTTTAGGATAA
- the fabG gene encoding 3-oxoacyl-[acyl-carrier-protein] reductase, with the protein MKLLEGKTAIITGASRGIGKGIAQVFAQHGANVAFTYSSSVEAANELEKELNTLGIKAKGYKSNAANFNEAQTLAEDVLKEFGAIDVLINNAGITKDNLLMRMGEEDFDKVIEVNLKSVFNMTKAVQRTMLKQRKGSIINMSSVVGVKGNAGQTNYAASKAGIIGFSKSVALELGSRNIRSNVIAPGFIETEMTAKLDEDTVKGWRNAIPLKRGGTPEDIANACVFLASDMSAYVTGQTLNVDGGMLT; encoded by the coding sequence ATGAAACTTTTAGAAGGAAAAACAGCCATAATAACAGGAGCAAGCCGAGGTATTGGTAAAGGTATTGCACAAGTTTTTGCACAGCATGGTGCTAATGTAGCATTTACATACAGTTCTTCTGTAGAAGCTGCAAATGAATTAGAAAAAGAATTAAATACTTTAGGCATTAAAGCTAAAGGATATAAAAGTAATGCAGCAAATTTTAATGAAGCACAAACTTTAGCTGAAGATGTTTTAAAAGAATTTGGAGCAATAGATGTATTAATTAATAATGCAGGTATTACAAAAGATAATTTGTTAATGCGAATGGGTGAAGAAGACTTCGATAAAGTAATTGAAGTAAACTTAAAATCTGTTTTTAACATGACAAAAGCTGTACAGCGTACAATGCTTAAGCAACGTAAAGGTTCTATTATAAATATGAGTTCTGTAGTTGGTGTAAAAGGTAATGCCGGACAAACAAACTATGCAGCCTCAAAAGCAGGAATTATAGGTTTTTCAAAATCTGTAGCTTTAGAGTTAGGGTCAAGAAATATTAGAAGTAATGTAATCGCTCCTGGTTTTATAGAAACCGAAATGACAGCTAAATTAGATGAGGACACTGTAAAAGGATGGCGCAACGCAATTCCTTTAAAACGTGGTGGTACACCAGAAGATATTGCAAATGCTTGTGTGTTTTTAGCAAGTGACATGTCTGCATATGTTACAGGACAAACCTTAAATGTTGATGGCGGAATGCTAACATAA
- a CDS encoding pitrilysin family protein: protein MKHLKLVVIFMLVAFVYSCKKDNATSKDLAYKTEAQTDANGFNYETVANDPTGLRLYTLDNGLKVYLSKNTDEPKIQTYIAVRAGSNYDPKESTGLAHYLEHMVFKGTDEIGTIDWEKEKEYLDKISELYEQHRAETDPDKKLELYREIDKVSLEASNYSVANEYDKMTSSLGATGTNAHTWFEETVYKNKIPANELGKWLELEEERFSQLVLRLFHTELEAVFEEFNRGQDNDGRKRYAAMLEGLFPNHPYGQQKTIGTAEHLKNPSLVDINNYFDKYYVPNNMAMVLVGDLDFDETIKKVNNTFGNLKRKEVTHPTLPKEEPITSVITNEVFGPTSESVSIAFRSNGVNTNDEKMVTLCDMVLANGNAGLIDLNLNQEQLVQYAGCNTTFLNDYGYHSFSGSPKEGQSLDEVKSLILDQIEKLKKGEFEDWMIEAVVNDLKKSQLREYENSTALASAYFNAFIHHEKWEDKVKFLDELKAVSKQELVDFANSFYKGNYVVTYKRKGEDNNIVKVSNPGITPVNLNRDKSSQYIKDFNAKQSQPITPKYVDYSSAIKKTKTSSGLEVSYIENETNDLFDMNIIFDMGSDNDKKLGLAVGYLDYLGTDKYSAEELKKEFYKLGIDYFVNAQGEQSYVGLRGLKENLPKGLELLEHLWENAVPNKEAYNKYVESIAKGRSNNKTSKGRILRSGLLNYAKYGENSRLRNIIPISEMQEINPQELVDLTKGLKDFKQRVFYYGKDVDAAVKALNDYHKVSGDLNEYPEAMAYLEKETGGNVYFVDYDMVQSEMMFLAKGEPFKPENMAASTLFNTYFGGGLSSIVFQEIRESKSLAYSAWSNYATARKKDDANYVMAYIGTQANKMPEAVDAMMSLMSDMPESEEQFNAAKESTLKKLAAQRITKSNIFWSYERLQKLGINEDNREAMYNAIKDMTMEDLREFFNKNIKGENYNVMVIGNKKDINFKALEKLGKVQEMDVDYLFNYEKPKEVKL from the coding sequence ATGAAACATTTAAAATTAGTTGTAATTTTTATGCTTGTAGCTTTCGTCTATAGTTGTAAAAAAGACAATGCAACAAGCAAAGATCTTGCTTACAAAACCGAAGCACAAACAGATGCAAATGGCTTTAATTACGAAACTGTAGCTAACGACCCTACAGGTTTACGCTTGTATACCTTAGATAATGGTTTAAAAGTGTATTTAAGTAAAAACACTGATGAACCAAAAATCCAAACGTATATAGCAGTTAGAGCAGGATCAAATTATGACCCTAAAGAATCTACTGGATTGGCGCACTATTTAGAACATATGGTATTTAAAGGAACAGATGAAATAGGAACTATAGATTGGGAAAAGGAAAAAGAGTATTTAGATAAAATATCAGAGCTTTATGAGCAACATAGAGCAGAAACAGATCCTGATAAAAAATTAGAACTATACCGTGAAATAGATAAAGTGTCTTTAGAAGCTTCAAACTATTCAGTAGCAAACGAATATGATAAAATGACAAGTTCATTAGGAGCGACAGGTACAAATGCACACACTTGGTTCGAAGAAACTGTTTATAAAAATAAAATTCCGGCTAACGAATTAGGTAAATGGTTAGAGCTTGAAGAAGAACGCTTTAGTCAACTAGTATTGCGTTTATTTCATACAGAATTAGAAGCTGTATTCGAAGAGTTTAACCGTGGCCAAGATAACGATGGTAGAAAACGTTATGCAGCAATGTTAGAAGGCTTATTTCCTAATCACCCATACGGACAACAAAAAACTATAGGTACTGCAGAGCATTTAAAAAACCCATCTTTAGTAGATATAAATAATTATTTCGATAAATATTATGTACCTAATAATATGGCTATGGTTTTAGTAGGAGATTTAGATTTTGACGAAACCATAAAAAAAGTAAACAACACATTTGGTAACTTAAAAAGAAAAGAAGTTACTCACCCAACACTACCAAAAGAAGAGCCAATTACTAGTGTAATAACAAACGAAGTATTTGGGCCAACATCAGAAAGTGTATCTATTGCATTTAGATCTAATGGAGTAAACACCAATGATGAAAAAATGGTAACACTATGTGATATGGTTTTAGCAAACGGTAATGCTGGTTTAATAGATTTAAATTTAAATCAAGAACAATTAGTACAATATGCTGGTTGTAATACAACATTTTTAAACGATTATGGTTACCATAGTTTTAGTGGGTCGCCAAAAGAAGGTCAATCTCTAGACGAAGTAAAAAGCTTAATCCTTGACCAAATTGAAAAGCTTAAAAAAGGAGAGTTTGAAGACTGGATGATTGAAGCTGTTGTAAACGACTTAAAAAAATCCCAATTAAGAGAATACGAAAATAGTACTGCTTTGGCTTCAGCTTATTTTAATGCCTTTATTCATCATGAAAAATGGGAAGACAAAGTTAAGTTTTTAGACGAGTTAAAAGCAGTATCAAAACAAGAATTAGTAGATTTTGCAAACAGCTTTTATAAAGGTAATTATGTTGTAACATACAAAAGAAAAGGAGAAGATAATAACATAGTAAAAGTTTCTAATCCAGGAATTACACCAGTAAACTTAAATAGAGATAAATCTTCGCAATACATTAAAGATTTCAACGCAAAACAATCACAGCCTATAACACCTAAATATGTAGACTATAGCTCAGCTATTAAAAAAACAAAAACAAGTAGCGGATTAGAAGTGTCTTACATAGAAAACGAAACTAACGATTTATTCGATATGAATATCATTTTTGATATGGGAAGCGATAATGATAAAAAGTTAGGATTAGCAGTAGGTTATTTAGATTATTTAGGAACAGATAAATATTCAGCTGAAGAATTAAAGAAAGAATTTTACAAATTAGGTATCGATTACTTTGTAAATGCTCAAGGAGAACAGAGTTATGTAGGACTTAGAGGTTTAAAAGAAAACTTACCTAAAGGTTTAGAGTTGCTAGAGCACTTATGGGAAAATGCTGTACCAAATAAAGAAGCCTATAATAAATATGTCGAGTCTATAGCAAAAGGAAGATCAAACAACAAAACAAGTAAAGGTAGAATTTTACGTTCAGGCTTATTAAATTATGCTAAATATGGAGAAAATTCTAGATTACGTAATATTATTCCTATTAGCGAAATGCAGGAAATTAATCCTCAGGAATTAGTAGACTTAACCAAAGGACTAAAAGATTTTAAACAGCGTGTTTTCTATTATGGTAAAGATGTAGATGCAGCAGTAAAAGCATTAAACGACTACCATAAAGTTTCAGGAGATTTAAACGAGTATCCAGAAGCAATGGCTTATTTAGAAAAAGAAACTGGAGGAAATGTGTACTTTGTAGATTATGATATGGTGCAAAGTGAAATGATGTTTTTAGCAAAAGGAGAACCATTTAAACCAGAAAACATGGCAGCTTCTACTTTGTTTAATACGTATTTTGGTGGCGGATTATCATCAATAGTTTTTCAAGAAATTAGAGAGTCTAAATCATTAGCGTATTCTGCATGGTCAAATTATGCAACAGCACGTAAAAAAGACGATGCAAATTATGTAATGGCTTACATTGGTACACAAGCTAATAAAATGCCAGAAGCAGTAGATGCAATGATGAGTTTAATGAGTGATATGCCAGAATCTGAAGAGCAGTTTAATGCTGCAAAAGAATCTACATTAAAAAAATTAGCAGCACAGCGTATCACAAAATCAAATATCTTCTGGAGCTACGAAAGATTACAAAAATTAGGTATAAACGAAGACAATCGTGAAGCTATGTATAACGCTATAAAAGATATGACTATGGAAGACCTACGCGAGTTCTTTAATAAGAATATAAAAGGTGAAAATTATAATGTTATGGTAATAGGAAACAAAAAGGATATTAATTTTAAAGCACTTGAAAAATTAGGAAAAGTGCAAGAAATGGATGTTGATTACCTGTTTAATTACGAAAAACCTAAAGAAGTGAAATTATAA